A region of Gracilinanus agilis isolate LMUSP501 chromosome 3, AgileGrace, whole genome shotgun sequence DNA encodes the following proteins:
- the WNT4 gene encoding protein Wnt-4 — translation MAEARRLPTPKAAPTASPEPGLPTLSRALTPRESRTGKGRDGVPLGPGEGPWSLSFKLGKQGRVSREIIANHQANGLPPAAPTHTDTPRTREAAFVYAISSAGVAFAVTRACSSGELDKCGCDRTVHGVSPEGFQWSGCSDNIAYGVAFSQSFVDVRERSKGASSSRALMNLHNNEAGRKAILNHMRVECKCHGVSGSCEVKTCWKAMPPFRKVGHVLKEKFDGATEVEQRRVGSSKALVPRNSQFKPHTDEDLVYLEPSPDFCEHDARSGVLGTWGRQCNKTSKAIDGCELLCCGRGFHTSEVEVVERCSCKFHWCCFVKCRHCHRLVETHTCR, via the exons ATGGCTGAAGCCCGCAGGCTCCCAACCCCCAAAGCAGCTCCCACTGCCAGCCCAGAGCCAGGGCTCCCCACCCTGTCCCGGGCCCTGACCCCCAGAGAGTCCAGGACAGGGAAAGGGAGGGACGGCGTCCCCTTGGGGCCGGGGGAAGGACCCTGGAGCCTGAGCTTCAAG CTGGGAAAGCAGGGCCGGGTGTCCCGGGAGATAATTGCCAACCACCAGGCCAATGGGCTGCCCCCAGCCGCCCCCACACACACAGACACCCCCA GGACCCGAGAAGCAGCCTTCGTCTACGCCATCTCCTCTGCAGGAGTAGCCTTTGCTGTCACTCGGGCCTGCAGCAGCGGGGAGCTGGACAAGTGTGGCTGCGACCGGACCGTGCATGGGGTCAGCCCAGAGG GCTTCCAATGGTCAGGCTGTTCAGACAATATTGCCTATGGCGTGGCCTTCTCCCAGTCCTTCGTGGATGTCCGAGAGAGAAGCAAAGGGGCCTCCTCCAGTCGGGCTCTCATGAACTTACATAACAACGAGGCTGGAAGAAAG GCCATCCTGAACCACATGCGGGTGGAATGCAAATGCCACGGGGTGTCTGGCTCCTGTGAGGTGAAGACCTGCTGGAAGGCCATGCCCCCCTTCCGTAAGGTGGGCCACGTCCTCAAGGAGAAGTTTGACGGGGCCACAGAAGTGGAGCAGCGGCGGGTGGGATCCTCCAAGGCCCTCGTGCCCAGGAACTCACAGTTCAAGCCCCACACGGACGAGGACCTGGTGTACCTGGAGCCGAGCCCGGATTTCTGCGAGCACGACGCCCGCAGCGGCGTGCTGGGCACCTGGGGCCGCCAGTGCAACAAGACGTCCAAGGCCATCGACGGCTGCGAACTGCTGTGCTGTGGCCGGGGCTTCCACACCTCCGAGGTGGAGGTCGTGGAACGCTGCAGCTGCAAATTCCACTGGTGTTGTTTCGTCAAATGCCGCCACTGCCACCGGCTGGTGGAGACACACACTTGCCGGTGA